A single window of Myripristis murdjan chromosome 21, fMyrMur1.1, whole genome shotgun sequence DNA harbors:
- the LOC115379417 gene encoding high-affinity choline transporter 1-like, whose amino-acid sequence MAIHAEGLVAIVVFYVLILFVGIWAAWKNKDSGVGEGTDRSESIMVGGRDIGLFVGGFTMTATWVGGGYINGTAEYVYLPDFGLAWAQAPFGYALSLVVGGLFFAKPMRSRGYVTMLDPFQQLYGERMGGLLFIPALMGEIFWSAAILSALGATLSVIVDININMSVVISALIAIFYTLVGGLYSVAYTDVVQLFCIFVGLWISVPFALSNPAVSDIGVSAKEAIYQSPWLGKIEPGDKWLWADNFCLLMLGGIPWQVYFQRVLSASSATYAQVLSFLAAFGCLVMAVPSVLIGAIGASTDWNQTSYGAIPPKDKDESDMILPIVLQHLCPPYISFFGLGAVSAAVMSSADSSILSASSMFARNIYKLAFRQSASDREIVWVMRITIFVFGALATAMALLTGTVYGLWYLSSDLVYVIIFPQLLSVLFVKGTNTYGSVAGYIFGLLLRIGGGEPYLKLPPFIYYPGWVTQEKIHHLTGDVEYFVQQRFPFKSVSMAASFLANVVFSYLIKYLFESGMLSHKYDFLDAVVSKHSKEIMDKTTLVGNHDNIILSEMAPVNQALGTSLAGTFTNTEVLSDDGESSPEAFHNEN is encoded by the exons ATGGCCATCCACGCGGAGGGTCTCGTGGCCATCGTGGTCTTCTACGTGCTCATTCTGTTCGTGGGCATCTGGGCCGCGTGGAAGAACAAGGACTCTGGGGTCGGCGAGGGCACGGATCGGAGCGAGAGCATCATGGTAGGCGGTAGGGACATCGGGCTGTTCGTCGGTGGATTCACAATGACGG CCACTTGGGTGGGCGGGGGCTACATTAACGGGACAGCTGAGTATGTGTACCTGCCAGACTTTGGCCTGGCCTGGGCTCAGGCTCCTTTTGGCTACGCTCTCAGCCTGGTTGTAG GTGGCCTTTTCTTTGCCAAGCCCATGCGCTCGCGTGGATACGTCACCATGCTTGATCCCTTCCAGCAGCTGTATGGGGAGAGAATGGGTGGCCTGCTCTTCATCCCTGCACTCATGGGCGAAATCTTCTGGTCTGCAGCCATTTTATCTGCCCTAG GGGCCACTCTGAGCGTGATTGTGGATATCAACATCAACATGTCAGTGGTGATCTCAGCCCTGATTGCTATCTTCTACACCCTGGTTGGAGGCCTTTACTCTGTGGCCTACACAGATGTGGTCcagctgttttgtatttttgtgggCCTG TGGATCAGCGTACCTTTTGCTCTGTCCAACCCTGCGGTGTCCGACATCGGTGTCTCAGCCAAGGAAGCGATATACCAGTCACCTTGGTTGGGGAAAATTGAGCCCGGTGACAAATGGCTCTGGGCAGACAACTTCTGTTTGCTG ATGTTGGGGGGGATTCCCTGGCAGGTCTATTTTCAACGGGTTCTTTCTGCCTCTTCAGCTACCTACGCCCAGGTTCTCTCTTTCCTCGCTGCCTTTGGCTGTCTTGTCATGGCCGTCCCCTCAGTCCTCATAGGAGCTATAGGGGCCTCCACTG ACTGGAACCAGACCTCATATGGAGCTATCCCTCCCAAAGACAAGGATGAATCAGACATGATCCTTCCCATAGTGCTTCAACACCTCTGTCCACCCTACATCTCCTTCTTTGGCCTGGGGGCGGtgtctgctgctgtcatgtCGTCAGCCGACTCATCCATTCTCTCAGCCAGCTCCATGTTTGCCAGAAACATCTATAAACTCGCCTTTCGGCAATCG GCTTCAGATCGTGAGATTGTGTGGGTCATGCGCATCACCATCTTTGTATTCGGAGCTCTGGCTACTGCTATGGCGTTGCTAACAGGAACAGTGTACGGCTTGTGGTACCTGAGCTCTGACTTGGTCTACGTCATCATCTTTCCCCAGCTCCTCAGTGTACTCTTTGTCAAAGGCACTAATACCTATGGGTCGGTGGCTGGCTATATCTTTGGTCTTTTGCTGCGCATTGGTGGAGGGGAGCCCTACCTCAAACTCCCTCCTTTCATCTACTACCCTGGCTGGGTGACCCAGGAGAAGATCCATCATCTCACTGGAGATGTGGAGTACTTTGTCCAGCAAAGATTCCCATTCAAGTCTGTGTCCATGGCAGCATCGTTCCTAGCAAATGTAGTCTTTTCCTACCTGATAAAGTACTTGTTTGAGAGCGGTATGCTATCACACAAATATGACTTCCTGGATGCTGTGGTGTCCAAGCACAGCAAGGAGATCATGGACAAAACCACACTGGTGGGAAACCATGACAACATCATCCTTTCAGAGATGGCACCAGTCAATCAGGCCCTGGGTACTTCACTGGCGGGGACCTTCACCAACACCGAGGTCCTCAGCGATGATGGGGAGTCTAGTCCAGAGGCTTTTCACAATGAAAACTaa
- the LOC115379958 gene encoding claudin-14-like, giving the protein MASMAVQLLGFFLGLLGFLGTVVATVLPHWRSMAHVGSNIITATAYMKGLWMECVWHSTGIYQCELHRSLLALPPDLQAARALMVLSCITSTLAALVSVMGMKCTHFANGSSVKIVLVLSGGICFLCAGLLCLVTVSWTTNDVILDFYDPFLHSGMKYEIGLAVYVGFASACLSLTGGLVLCWSSGSAMAARNLLPVPRNQPSSPPHPPHPPHPPPVFSTIYPPAPPYKSPEALRDNRAPSTLSVSSSGYRVSDYV; this is encoded by the exons ATGGCCAGCATGGCTGTCCAGCTCCTCGGCTTCTTCCTGGGGCTGCTGGGGTTTCTGGGTACTGTAGTTGCAACAGTGCTCCCTCACTGGCGCAGTATGGCCCACGTGGGCTCCAACATCATTACAGCCACTGCCTACATGAAGGGCCTGTGGATGGAGTGTGTATGGCACAGCACGGGCATCTACCAGTGTGAGCTGCACCGATCTCTCCTGGCACTGCCTCCTGACCTGCAG GCTGCACGGGCACTAATGGTGCTCTCCTGTATCACCTCTACCCTGGCTGCCCTGGTGTCTGTGATGGGGATGAAGTGCACCCACTTTGCCAACGGTTCGTCTGTCAAGATTGTGTTGGTGCTTAGCGGGGGGATTTGCTTCCTCTGCGCTGGCCTGCTCTGCCTGGTCACAGTGTCCTGGACCACCAACGACGTCATCCTGGACTTCTACGACCCCTTCCTCCACAGTGGGATGAAGTACGAGATCGGCCTGGCCGTCTATGTGGGATTTGCCTCAGCCTGCCTCAGTCTGACTGGAGGACTGGTGCTGTGCTGGAGCAGTGGCAGTGCCATGGCAGCCAGGAATCTCCTTCCTGTGCCGAGGAATCAGCCGTcatcacctcctcatcctccccaccctcctcatcctccccccGTCTTCAGCACCATCTATCCCCCTGCTCCTCCTTACAAGTCCCCTGAGGCCCTGAGGGATAACCGTGCCCCCTCAACTCTCTCCGTCTCCAGCAGTGGCTACAGGGTCAGTGACTACGTctag